In Carnobacteriaceae bacterium zg-84, the genomic window GCGAATATTGAAAATGTATCCTTTGGTGCCACAAGTTGTGCAGAGCGTAGTGCTTTATTTGCTGGAGCGTCACAAGGATATCGTAAAGGCGATATTGTGGCGATTGCTGTGGCAGGGAAAACAGAGGATTACTTACCACCATGTAATATTTGTCGACAAGCCTTAGTTGAATTTTGTTCTCCAGAAACACCTGTTTATTTAGTGAATGGAGATAATGATATTTTAAGTTTAACATTAAATGATTTAGTACCGTATTCATTTACTAAATTAGATATGTAAGAAAGGATTTTATATATGATTGTTTATAAAATACCGACAGGTTTATTATCTGAAAATGTTTATTTTGTTGTTAAAGACAATAAAGACACATTGATTTTTGATCCTGGTGCTCAACCAGAAGATTTATTAGCATTTATCCAAGAACATGATTTAAATCCCGTTGCGATTGCTTTAACACATGCACATTATGATCACATAGGAGCATTAGATGAGGTACGCAATGTTTACCCAGTGCCTGTATACATGCATCATATTGAAAAAGACTTTTTAAGCAATCCTGTTTTAAATTTATCAAGTAGACATGAACCACTTTCTGTGAGAGAAGCAGACGTTTTATTCAAAGAAATGGGAGAAGTTTCTATCGAGGGATTTGATTGTCGTATTGAACATGTACCGGGGCACTCTCCGGGTAGTACGGTTTATCTATTTGAAAAAGACGGTTTTGCCATTGTCGGTGACACACTATTTAAAGGTGGTTGTGGCAGAACAGATTTACCGTCAAGTAGTTCTCATGCAGAACTTATGGAAGGTATAAATAAGCATTTAATGACACTGCCAGATAACACTGTTATTTTATCTGGACATGGTGACCAAACAACCATTCAACAAGAACGTGTTACGAACCCTTACTTAAACGGAGTGACACGATGAACATTATTCGCTTTCCGAAAAATAAAGATGTTTTCTTACAAAAAGCAACGCAATCTTTTGAAGAAGCAAATATGACTGAAGCCATTCTCTATATGGAAAAAGCCATTCAAGAAACAAAAGATACATCTTTATATACGATCTATATTGCGACATTATTGGAAAGTCATGAATTGGATAAGGCTTTAGCATTTTTTAAGACATACTTACCTAATATACAACAAGAAACACAGGATATAGAGTGGGACAGCTTGTACATTCGTTTATTATTAGAGTTGTGGGACTTAGAAACAGCTGCGTCTACATTAGAAAAAAAGACAGCTTATTATGAACAATATGGATTATCCACATATCAATTAGAGGTTCTGTCACAACGTTTAAATCAACAACATATCGCATTAAAAAATGAAGAGGAAGAAATGCAACAACAGTTGATGATGCAACTCGAAAAAGTTGAAGCATTATCTTTTTTAGAGCAACGTTCTTTATTGCCAATGCTCAATATACTATCTGCTGATGCGTATATAGAACAAGCCATGTATTTATTGTGTACAAAACAGTTTCATCCACTCTTGAAATCTTATTTGCTGGAAATGTTATGTGAACGCCAATACACACAAGACATAGACATGGTGTGGTTTGGCGAAAAACAGAGTGTGTCGTTAACGCAACTTGTGCCGGTTTTGGAGCATCCTATATATCAATGCATGGATAAATATGTCGACAATATGGCGATTGATGAACAAAATAAACAAGTGTTACAACAAAATATATTGTTGTACGTGTCGATGTTATATCCTTTTATAGAGCGTGTCATTGACGATGAAGTGGCATTTGTTCATGCTTTACAAGAAAAACATGTAGCAGAAAAACAACATGTATGGATTGACCGTTTAGAAAAAGAAATTCAAAAAATGACGATGTAAAAGAGGTGAAAAAATGATAGGTTATTATATTGGGATTTTGTTACTCATTGGTTTGGATCAAGTTGTGAAATATTGGATTGTACAAACTTTCCCATTACATACAGGGCAAACGCTTATAGATGGTGTTGTGTCTTTATACCATATCCAAAACAAAGGAGCAGCATGGGGAATATTATCTGGTAATATGTTATTTTTTACCATTATGACGATTGTTGTTCTTGTCGGTTTAATGTATTGGATACACCGTCAAAAACGTGGACGTCTTGAAAAAATGATTTACATGTTCATTTTTGCCGGTGCTATTGGGAATTTCATTGATAGATTACGATTAGGTTATGTCGTTGATATGATTAAAGTGGATTTTATTGATTTTCCTATATTCAATGTTGCCGATATTTGTTTGACATTTGGCGCAGTGCTACTCATTTTATACATGATTTTAGATTCAAGAAAAGGATAAATTATGAAAGAAACAAAGATTGTCACCAATCAAACAGAACGTTTGGATAAAGTGATACAAGAATGGTTAACGATAAGCCGTTCACAAATTCAACAACTTATTAAATTAGAACAAGTAATGGTGAATGGAAAACTAGAAAAAGCCAATTATAAAGTTAAAGAAAATGACGTGATTGAGGTATCTATTTTTGAAGAGGAACCGATTGACGTTATACCTGAAAATATTCCGATTGAAATTGTGTATCAAGATACCGATGTTGTTGTCATTAACAAGGCAAAAGGAATGGTTGTGCATCCGTCACGAGGGCATGAAACAGGTACTTTAGTCAATGCTTTGTTGTATCATATAAGTTCGCTATCCACTGGAACGGGTCATGTACGACCGGGTATTGTACACCGTATTGATAAAGACACGACAGGTTTATTGGTGGTGGCTAAACATAATGATGCACACCAATTTTTAGCCAATCAATTAAGAAAGCACACCATGGAAAGACAATATGTTGCTTTAGTGCATGGAGTGATTGAACATGAAACAGGAACGATTGATGCGCCTATTGCACGTGATAAACAAGATAGATTGAAATTTTCTGTTCAAAAAGACGGTAAGCATGCCGTTACCCACTTTAAAGTACTCGAAAGGTTTGATGATAAAACATTGGTTTTGTTACATTTAGAAACTGGACGAACACATCAAATTCGTGTACACATGAATTTTATAGGGCACTCACTTGTGGGGGATCCTCTATATAGTCCGTATGAGGAAGATAAAACGCAAGGACAATATTTGCATGCGAAAACATTAGGATTTATACATCCAAAAAGTAAAGAAGTATTGTCGTTTACAACTGAATTACCAGAACAGTTTCAAGCGTATTTAGAAACATTAAGAAAGTAGGTTTATATGTATACATTTAAAACAGATATTGATGAACAATCGTACGATATATTTGTTGAACAACACCCAATGGGAAATTTATTACAAACAGCTAAGTGGGCAAGTGTAAAATCAGAATGGCAGTCTGTACGTACAGCTGTTTATCAAGATAACCAAATGGTCGGAGCAGCTTTGATTTTAATTCGTACCATTAAAGGTTTTAAATTTGGGTACATACCAAGAGGACCAATTATCGACTACGATAATCAAGCATTAGTTTCTTTTTATATGAATGAATTAAATCAATTTGCTAAAAAGAATAAATGGTTATTTATTAAATTTGACCCAAGAATTGTACGTAAATCGGCACCATTTAAAGTGTTTCCAAGCTCCCCCGTCTTATCTGATAGTTTAGAAAAAGTAAATACACTCACACAAAAAGGTATTCGCTATTTAGGGTTAACAACGTCTTTATATGACACCGTGCAACCAAGATTTGAAGCCATTCTCGATGTCGAGCAGTTTGATGAAAAAGCACTCTCATCAAAAGTCCGAAATTGTATCAAAGCATCTCGTAAAAGAGATGTTGTCATCACGTCTTATGATGAGGAGGGTGCGGATTTGTTAAATCACGTCATTCAAAAGACAATGGCACGTAAACATATTCAGTTAAGAGGTGCAGATTATTTCCGTTTAATTAAACAGTTATACCAAGATAAAGCTGATTTTTCCATTGCTGAAATGGACGTCGCAACAGCTACATCACAATTAAAGGATAAAATCAATGCATTGACGACTCAAATGACGTCTGGAAATTATCGTGAACGCAAAGTTAAATTGTTACAGGAAGAATTAACTTTATTAGAAAAACGTCTGTCTGATTTAAACGCCATGCCTGTTGAGGATAAAGCCATTATGTCAGGTGGTTTATCTGTTGGATGTGGACATGTATTAGAACAAATTTACGCGGGGTTCGATGAACAGTATAAACAATTTTACCCACAATATTTATTGTATGTATCCTTTGTTGAATACGCCAAAAAACAGGGATACACACGTGTTAATTTGGGTGGTATTGAAAATAATCTTGAAGGTGGACTTATTCGATTTAAAGCAAAATTTAATCCCATTATTGAAGAATATGTTGGGGAGTTTGATTTAGTCGTATCGCCACTTTATTATGCGGTTCAATTTGCTTTAAACATGCGAAAACGTCTGAAAAAGAAAGGGTAGTATTATGGATATTTTATTGATTGGTTTAGGCGGTGGTATTGGAGCGATTTGTCGCTATGGTCTTAGCGTATGGTTGCCTTTTACAACAACATTCCCACTTAAAACACTTTGTATCAATATTATCGGTAGCTTTATTTTAGGTGTTTGTATGGGGTACTCAAAACAACTCAATAAAAAATGGCTACTCTTTTTAACCACCGGATTATGCGGAGGATTTACAACATTTTCAACATTCGCCTTTGAAACATTTCAATTATACACTCTAGGTAAGTACATGATGATTGCACTGTATCTTTTATGCAGTATCACACTATCATTGCTAGCTGTCGGAGTAGGATATATGTTAGGCGCAAAAGGAGTACAATGAAAAAACGATATATCTTTTTAGGTTTTGTGATTGTGTATACAGTGCTACAATTTATTGCCATATCTCCCGAGAAGCCACTGGCTTATAAATTTAAAGCAAAAAATGGAATACCGCTCGTCATTGCACATGGAGGAGCTAAAAAACTATTTCCAGAAAATACAATATATGCTTTTGAACAAGCTATGGCACTAGGCGTAGATGCCTTGGAATTAGATTTAAGACTAACCAAGGATAATATTGTCGTAACACATCATAACGAAACGATTGATGAAACAAGTGATGGCACTGGACGTGTTATCGACTATACGTATGACGAGTTAAAAAATTTTAACTTTGGTGCAAAATTTGTTGATCCCGAAGGGAAAATGCCCTTTCAACAAAAACACGAAAAAGTTATTCCAATGACTTTAGACGACTTATTTGCGACATACGCCAAGAAAACATTATTTATTATTGAAATAAAAGATGAGGGCGAAGCAGGCAAAGAGGTTGCACGTCAAATTAAGAAACTGATTGAGAAATATGATATTGTAGAAGATGTTAGTGTCGCAAGTTTTATTCAGAGTAATTTAGCTTACTATCGCTCAATCAAAGACCCAAAAAGTCACACAAGTATGAGTGAAGAAGATGCAAAAACAAGTGTCTATTCTATGTATGGAGGTTACGACTTCTTTATGCACTACGGAGTAGAGGGAGCACAATTTCCAACATTTGAAACAGTCCCTCTTGATACGGACTATTTGATTTGGAAACTGAAAAAACATAATATGTTTGTCCAATATTGGACGATTGACGATGAAGAAACAATGACCACCCTTATTCAAAAAGGCGTGGATGGTATCATGTCCGACAGACCCGATATTTTAAAAAAAGTCATACAACAAATGAAAAAATAAATTGGCTTATAGTGAAGTCAAAAAAAGAGTTAACGAAACCATTACCACGGTTTCGTTAACTCTTTTTTCTATGTGTCATATATAAACCGACAAATGTAGCATTGGATATGCTGAAAAGATTAAATCAATAACGTTTTTAGCGTTTGACAAGAAGAAACCGATATTATGAAAGAAATAGTGTGGTTTTTATGGCGTATTATGATAAAAATTTAGTAAGGGGTACCTTAAAATGCATTATTTTTATTTAAATTAAGGTTATTTTATCGTTTTAGTGAAAAAATGTTGACT contains:
- a CDS encoding glycerophosphodiester phosphodiesterase, encoding MKKRYIFLGFVIVYTVLQFIAISPEKPLAYKFKAKNGIPLVIAHGGAKKLFPENTIYAFEQAMALGVDALELDLRLTKDNIVVTHHNETIDETSDGTGRVIDYTYDELKNFNFGAKFVDPEGKMPFQQKHEKVIPMTLDDLFATYAKKTLFIIEIKDEGEAGKEVARQIKKLIEKYDIVEDVSVASFIQSNLAYYRSIKDPKSHTSMSEEDAKTSVYSMYGGYDFFMHYGVEGAQFPTFETVPLDTDYLIWKLKKHNMFVQYWTIDDEETMTTLIQKGVDGIMSDRPDILKKVIQQMKK
- a CDS encoding cytidine deaminase; this encodes MTKEELMTYAQEALQHAYCPYSNFPVGAAILYKDGTVIKGANIENVSFGATSCAERSALFAGASQGYRKGDIVAIAVAGKTEDYLPPCNICRQALVEFCSPETPVYLVNGDNDILSLTLNDLVPYSFTKLDM
- a CDS encoding MBL fold metallo-hydrolase, with product MIVYKIPTGLLSENVYFVVKDNKDTLIFDPGAQPEDLLAFIQEHDLNPVAIALTHAHYDHIGALDEVRNVYPVPVYMHHIEKDFLSNPVLNLSSRHEPLSVREADVLFKEMGEVSIEGFDCRIEHVPGHSPGSTVYLFEKDGFAIVGDTLFKGGCGRTDLPSSSSHAELMEGINKHLMTLPDNTVILSGHGDQTTIQQERVTNPYLNGVTR
- a CDS encoding peptidoglycan bridge formation glycyltransferase FemA/FemB family protein, with product MYTFKTDIDEQSYDIFVEQHPMGNLLQTAKWASVKSEWQSVRTAVYQDNQMVGAALILIRTIKGFKFGYIPRGPIIDYDNQALVSFYMNELNQFAKKNKWLFIKFDPRIVRKSAPFKVFPSSPVLSDSLEKVNTLTQKGIRYLGLTTSLYDTVQPRFEAILDVEQFDEKALSSKVRNCIKASRKRDVVITSYDEEGADLLNHVIQKTMARKHIQLRGADYFRLIKQLYQDKADFSIAEMDVATATSQLKDKINALTTQMTSGNYRERKVKLLQEELTLLEKRLSDLNAMPVEDKAIMSGGLSVGCGHVLEQIYAGFDEQYKQFYPQYLLYVSFVEYAKKQGYTRVNLGGIENNLEGGLIRFKAKFNPIIEEYVGEFDLVVSPLYYAVQFALNMRKRLKKKG
- a CDS encoding signal peptidase II, with the protein product MIGYYIGILLLIGLDQVVKYWIVQTFPLHTGQTLIDGVVSLYHIQNKGAAWGILSGNMLFFTIMTIVVLVGLMYWIHRQKRGRLEKMIYMFIFAGAIGNFIDRLRLGYVVDMIKVDFIDFPIFNVADICLTFGAVLLILYMILDSRKG
- the crcB gene encoding fluoride efflux transporter CrcB, with the protein product MMDILLIGLGGGIGAICRYGLSVWLPFTTTFPLKTLCINIIGSFILGVCMGYSKQLNKKWLLFLTTGLCGGFTTFSTFAFETFQLYTLGKYMMIALYLLCSITLSLLAVGVGYMLGAKGVQ
- a CDS encoding RluA family pseudouridine synthase encodes the protein MKETKIVTNQTERLDKVIQEWLTISRSQIQQLIKLEQVMVNGKLEKANYKVKENDVIEVSIFEEEPIDVIPENIPIEIVYQDTDVVVINKAKGMVVHPSRGHETGTLVNALLYHISSLSTGTGHVRPGIVHRIDKDTTGLLVVAKHNDAHQFLANQLRKHTMERQYVALVHGVIEHETGTIDAPIARDKQDRLKFSVQKDGKHAVTHFKVLERFDDKTLVLLHLETGRTHQIRVHMNFIGHSLVGDPLYSPYEEDKTQGQYLHAKTLGFIHPKSKEVLSFTTELPEQFQAYLETLRK